A window from Exiguobacterium marinum DSM 16307 encodes these proteins:
- a CDS encoding CAP domain-containing protein: protein MFRKLIILLMAIGLYMAWQYEMPNVSAPTSVQVQSEVANERVSDAPKFASQYAGHDWYLVDRGGNRGLELIDEDGAKKGFYQFETGSTYRSLVLNETTRDQVEDIGFEDVTSYNKGLNRYLIPDDPAFSVFAIDGQYVTFFFDQHDDDLLKGILSVERRVEEASEGYYGDLSKEGTVANEQLMRILMNWDREKFDLNALSDYEPLYPVVRAHSQNMAQNDFFSHTDPEGRDPFDRMDEAGLSYSIAGENLAMGQMSVFHAHWGLMNSKGHRENILQPRFTHAAVGLAYNDESSPFYTINFITPR from the coding sequence ATGTTTCGAAAATTGATCATCTTATTGATGGCGATCGGACTCTATATGGCTTGGCAATATGAGATGCCGAACGTATCAGCTCCGACGAGTGTGCAAGTTCAGTCAGAAGTGGCGAACGAACGCGTGTCGGACGCGCCAAAATTTGCAAGTCAGTATGCCGGGCATGACTGGTATTTGGTCGATCGCGGCGGCAATCGCGGACTTGAATTGATTGACGAGGACGGTGCGAAGAAAGGGTTTTATCAGTTCGAGACAGGCAGTACGTATCGCAGTCTCGTCTTGAACGAAACAACACGTGACCAAGTCGAGGACATCGGCTTTGAAGATGTGACATCTTATAATAAAGGGTTGAATCGATACTTGATTCCAGATGATCCAGCTTTTTCAGTTTTCGCGATTGATGGACAGTACGTCACCTTCTTTTTCGATCAGCATGACGATGACCTGTTGAAAGGTATTTTATCGGTCGAGCGTCGTGTCGAAGAGGCGAGTGAGGGATACTATGGCGATTTATCGAAAGAAGGAACTGTCGCCAATGAGCAGTTGATGCGTATCCTCATGAATTGGGACCGGGAGAAGTTTGATTTGAACGCCTTGTCTGACTACGAACCCCTTTATCCAGTCGTTCGGGCGCACAGTCAGAACATGGCGCAGAACGATTTCTTTAGTCACACCGACCCAGAAGGACGTGATCCGTTCGACCGGATGGATGAGGCAGGACTTTCCTACTCGATAGCTGGTGAGAATTTGGCGATGGGACAGATGAGCGTATTTCATGCACATTGGGGACTCATGAATTCGAAAGGTCACCGTGAGAACATCTTGCAACCCCGATTCACGCATGCAGCCGTCGGCCTCGCCTATAATGATGAGAGCAGTCCATTCTATACAATCAACTTCATTACACCACGATGA
- a CDS encoding MarR family winged helix-turn-helix transcriptional regulator — protein MERSLKLENQICFQLYTASKELTRLYRPILAPLNLTYSQYLVMLVLWEEDGIDLRQLGERLTLDSGTLSPLVKRLIQIGYVEKSRAMYDERKIVVRLTATGSALREQAVNVPLQVSGMLNIDEATYVAYMEMLTDIKGRLHVFGERQREQ, from the coding sequence ATGGAACGATCATTAAAGTTAGAAAATCAAATCTGTTTTCAGTTGTATACCGCTTCAAAAGAGCTTACCCGTCTATATCGCCCGATTTTAGCACCGCTAAACCTGACATACAGCCAATACCTGGTGATGCTCGTTTTATGGGAAGAAGATGGAATCGATTTGCGTCAGCTTGGAGAGAGGCTGACATTAGACTCAGGTACCTTGTCACCGCTCGTCAAACGATTAATCCAAATCGGATATGTCGAAAAGAGTCGTGCAATGTACGATGAACGAAAAATTGTTGTCCGTCTGACAGCAACCGGTAGCGCGTTGCGTGAGCAGGCAGTCAACGTGCCTTTACAAGTAAGTGGTATGCTGAATATAGACGAAGCGACGTATGTCGCGTATATGGAGATGCTCACTGATATTAAAGGTAGATTACATGTCTTTGGAGAGCGTCAGCGGGAGCAGTAA
- a CDS encoding organic hydroperoxide resistance protein has translation MKSLFTASATAIGGREGHVKSTDGVIDMNVSMPGAKHVDGATNPEQLFAAGYAACFGSALNLIIGKERVKTDGSSVTGHVTLNQNDEGFFISVELEVEIKGVDQATAERLVEEAHQVCPYSKATRGNVDVKLTAKAA, from the coding sequence ATGAAATCACTATTCACAGCATCAGCAACCGCAATCGGTGGCCGCGAAGGTCACGTGAAATCAACAGACGGCGTCATCGACATGAACGTTTCAATGCCTGGCGCGAAACACGTCGACGGTGCGACGAACCCGGAACAGCTTTTCGCAGCTGGCTATGCGGCTTGCTTCGGTAGTGCCCTCAACCTCATCATCGGGAAAGAACGTGTGAAGACAGACGGTTCGAGCGTCACAGGTCACGTCACATTGAACCAAAACGATGAAGGCTTCTTCATTTCAGTCGAGCTTGAAGTCGAAATCAAAGGCGTCGACCAAGCGACAGCGGAACGCCTCGTTGAAGAAGCACACCAAGTGTGCCCTTACTCGAAAGCGACTCGTGGCAACGTCGATGTCAAACTGACAGCAAAAGCAGCATAA
- a CDS encoding metallophosphoesterase, translating into MTKRKSTLLFVVLGILLFTATYNALTVRTYNVTSEKLSVDESLRIVLLSDLHSASYGHKQSILIDQVRAQEPDLIALPGDLLDRYRSPEPAFELIEGLAGIAPMYFVTGNHEIDDSEDYVRHNVKNVFRSHGVTVLENEWEPITINEIELVIGGLEDPLRTYTENIYGSWETDAASSMQNVDSNDTFNVLLSHRAEEVDTYADLPFDLVLSGHAHGGQVRIPYLLNGLFAPDQGFFPKYAGGLYEHETFTHVIGRGFNYSFNVPRIYNPPEIVVIDVHGK; encoded by the coding sequence ATGACAAAACGAAAATCGACTCTTCTTTTTGTTGTGCTCGGTATCTTGTTGTTCACGGCGACCTATAACGCGCTGACCGTTCGGACGTACAACGTGACCTCAGAAAAATTGTCAGTGGATGAATCGCTCCGCATCGTACTCCTTTCTGACCTACATAGCGCCTCTTACGGTCATAAACAATCGATTTTAATCGATCAAGTCCGTGCTCAGGAACCGGACCTCATCGCCTTACCGGGTGACCTGCTCGACCGTTATCGTTCCCCGGAACCCGCTTTCGAACTCATCGAGGGACTTGCGGGCATCGCGCCGATGTATTTCGTTACAGGCAATCATGAAATCGATGACTCTGAAGATTACGTACGCCATAATGTCAAAAACGTCTTCCGTTCTCACGGGGTGACCGTCCTTGAAAACGAATGGGAACCGATTACGATCAATGAAATCGAACTCGTCATCGGTGGATTAGAGGATCCGTTACGAACGTATACCGAAAACATTTATGGAAGTTGGGAAACGGATGCCGCATCATCCATGCAAAACGTCGACTCGAACGACACGTTCAACGTTCTCCTCTCCCATCGCGCTGAGGAAGTGGACACATATGCCGACTTGCCTTTCGATCTCGTCTTATCTGGACACGCCCATGGTGGACAAGTGAGAATTCCTTATCTATTGAACGGTTTATTCGCTCCTGACCAAGGGTTCTTCCCGAAATATGCAGGAGGTCTTTATGAACATGAGACGTTCACCCATGTGATTGGGCGAGGATTCAACTATAGCTTCAACGTGCCAAGGATCTATAACCCACCAGAGATTGTGGTGATTGATGTGCACGGGAAATAA
- a CDS encoding cation diffusion facilitator family transporter, with translation MGHHHDHDHHHHHSTNQRALFFAFILIATFMVVEVIGGLWTNSLALLSDAGHMLGDAAALGLSFLAVRFGAKAATPSRTFGYRRFEILAAFINGLTLLVISIYILIEAYQRISAPPEILSGGMLIVAIIGLLVNILAAWILMRGEKDNLNVKSALLHVFGDLLGSVGAITAAILIMVFGWTWADPVASAFVAVLILISGYRVTREAIHILMEGSPAQIDVRAMQEEIASVDGVKEVHDLHVWSISSSEHAATCHVLIGEEADDQAVLRQVTERIRKYGKFERSTVQVERERQCCEERIIW, from the coding sequence ATGGGACATCATCATGATCACGACCATCACCATCATCATTCCACGAACCAGCGTGCGCTATTCTTTGCTTTCATCCTGATTGCGACGTTCATGGTCGTTGAAGTCATCGGTGGTCTATGGACGAACAGTTTGGCGCTCTTGTCGGATGCAGGACATATGCTCGGAGATGCAGCGGCGTTAGGGCTAAGCTTCCTAGCTGTACGATTCGGGGCGAAAGCGGCGACGCCTAGCCGGACATTCGGGTATCGACGTTTTGAAATTTTAGCGGCATTCATAAATGGGCTGACGCTACTCGTTATCTCGATCTATATTCTTATAGAGGCATACCAACGGATAAGTGCTCCACCGGAAATTTTGAGTGGTGGTATGTTGATTGTTGCCATCATAGGGCTACTCGTCAATATCCTTGCCGCTTGGATTTTAATGCGCGGGGAGAAAGATAATTTGAACGTGAAGAGTGCTTTACTTCACGTGTTCGGCGATTTACTCGGATCGGTTGGAGCGATTACGGCCGCAATCCTCATCATGGTGTTCGGATGGACTTGGGCTGACCCGGTCGCGAGTGCGTTTGTAGCTGTCTTGATTTTGATTAGCGGCTATCGCGTGACACGTGAGGCAATTCATATTTTGATGGAAGGATCACCGGCACAAATCGATGTCCGAGCGATGCAAGAAGAGATTGCTAGTGTTGATGGGGTGAAAGAGGTGCACGACTTGCACGTCTGGTCGATCTCATCGAGTGAGCATGCCGCGACATGTCACGTATTAATCGGAGAAGAGGCAGATGATCAAGCCGTGTTACGACAAGTGACGGAGCGGATTCGTAAATACGGAAAGTTCGAGCGCTCAACGGTACAGGTCGAACGAGAGCGACAATGTTGTGAGGAACGGATCATCTGGTAA
- the abc-f gene encoding ribosomal protection-like ABC-F family protein has translation MLVMKQVRFDYDRKPLFEAVSFEIVAGERAVLFGLNGSGKTTLFRLVTGELTPQAGTIECHGEIGLVRQTIESEDMSLLEWVMRSDPERYALYEDVSSGDEARVMRSYERALALDVYNLEQEAKRALTRLGLDGQLDRNINDLSGGEKTRAQLSTLTMKRVDLVLLDEPTNHLDIESIDWLTQWLNRFNGTVLVISHDRQLMDDVATVILELSDGQVTRYPGNYTAYKRQKEEERVRDERVHARYESRKIELLEMIAQYKGWHLKAKATASVRSPGAQKGAANLAVKMKAREQKLRQLEDNRPRKPKEEKTISVRFAADELEAKTWLTCEHMTFGYGEPFYNPFSFSIQKGDRISIIGPNGSGKTTLLNVLIGERAPLSGVIQRHPRLKIGYFSQTLERLPETGTLLEALLAHSDIEETEARTLLAHFLFRRDEVHLPIVEASMGEKCRIAFLILYFSDAHLLALDEPTNYLDVATREQIEAALSVYPGGLLLISHDRYFHRLTSRTIELGEHIVIRENDERDGPVDVEQMVRTMDELTKHDLKFFDEAGNLLPFDETSGMNRIE, from the coding sequence ATGTTAGTTATGAAACAAGTCCGGTTTGATTATGACCGGAAACCATTATTTGAAGCGGTCTCTTTTGAGATCGTAGCCGGAGAACGAGCTGTATTGTTCGGATTGAACGGGAGTGGAAAGACGACGCTCTTCCGACTCGTGACAGGGGAATTGACCCCACAAGCCGGGACGATTGAATGTCACGGTGAAATCGGACTCGTCCGGCAGACGATTGAATCCGAGGACATGTCGCTCCTTGAGTGGGTGATGCGGAGCGATCCCGAACGATATGCCCTCTATGAAGATGTGTCTTCAGGCGATGAGGCGCGAGTCATGCGCTCCTATGAACGAGCACTAGCACTCGATGTATACAACTTGGAGCAAGAGGCGAAGAGGGCGTTGACTCGACTCGGGCTAGATGGTCAGCTCGACCGAAACATCAACGACTTGAGCGGGGGTGAGAAGACGCGGGCACAGCTTTCGACATTGACGATGAAGCGGGTCGACCTCGTCCTTCTCGACGAACCGACGAACCACTTGGACATCGAGTCGATCGACTGGCTCACACAGTGGCTGAACCGATTCAACGGGACAGTTCTTGTCATCTCACATGACCGTCAATTGATGGATGATGTCGCAACTGTAATCCTTGAACTGTCGGACGGACAAGTTACCCGTTACCCGGGAAATTATACGGCGTATAAGCGGCAAAAAGAGGAGGAACGTGTGCGTGACGAGCGAGTTCACGCCCGCTACGAGAGCCGGAAGATAGAACTTTTGGAGATGATTGCCCAATATAAAGGGTGGCACTTGAAGGCGAAAGCAACGGCTAGTGTCCGCAGCCCAGGGGCGCAAAAAGGAGCAGCTAATCTCGCCGTCAAAATGAAAGCGAGAGAACAGAAGCTGAGACAGCTCGAAGACAATCGTCCGCGGAAGCCGAAAGAAGAGAAGACCATCTCCGTCCGTTTTGCTGCGGATGAGCTTGAAGCGAAGACGTGGCTGACGTGTGAACATATGACGTTTGGATACGGCGAGCCGTTTTATAACCCATTCTCCTTCTCGATTCAAAAAGGAGACCGCATCTCCATCATCGGACCGAACGGAAGCGGCAAGACGACATTATTGAACGTACTGATTGGTGAACGAGCTCCACTTTCGGGTGTCATCCAGCGACACCCCCGTCTGAAGATCGGGTATTTCTCGCAAACACTCGAACGTCTGCCGGAAACGGGAACGCTACTCGAGGCGTTGCTCGCCCATAGTGACATCGAGGAGACGGAAGCGCGGACGCTGCTCGCCCACTTCTTGTTCCGGCGGGATGAAGTGCACCTTCCGATTGTCGAGGCGAGTATGGGTGAGAAGTGTCGGATTGCCTTTCTCATTCTCTATTTCTCCGACGCGCATCTCTTAGCACTCGACGAACCGACGAACTATTTGGATGTGGCAACACGCGAACAAATCGAGGCGGCCTTGTCCGTCTATCCGGGCGGACTGTTGTTGATTTCCCACGACCGCTATTTCCATCGTCTGACTTCACGCACGATTGAATTAGGAGAACACATTGTCATACGTGAGAACGATGAGCGCGATGGACCGGTCGATGTTGAACAAATGGTCCGAACGATGGACGAATTGACAAAACATGACTTGAAATTTTTTGATGAGGCAGGAAACCTCCTACCATTTGACGAAACGAGTGGAATGAATCGAATCGAGTAG
- a CDS encoding MBL fold metallo-hydrolase gives MRRRILVPSAVLASVGTFIYTRFKQRLPRPRFKWPERPELTTIDKTHVQATWIGHSTVLIHWYGLKILTDPVFSKRIGVHLGPLTIGMKRHTAPALSIEEVGPVDVILLSHAHMDHFDHKSLKRLITRDTIVVSAPGTSRLLRRYPSMQTLELHPHDKVTLANGLDVRAIPVKHWGNRFPWDKHMGYNGYLLKYKGIRMLFAGDTAYTDSFKGLADREPIDLAFFPIGAYQPDSFQEAHCTPEQAWLMYKESGAKRFFPMHWDTFVLSYEPIDEPYHRLVAAAKIDRGQIAIKTHGESIRL, from the coding sequence ATGCGTCGACGCATCCTCGTTCCGAGTGCCGTCTTAGCGAGCGTCGGAACGTTTATCTATACACGATTCAAACAACGGCTCCCCCGCCCGCGATTTAAATGGCCGGAACGTCCAGAACTGACAACCATTGATAAGACGCATGTGCAGGCGACATGGATTGGACATTCGACCGTCCTCATTCATTGGTACGGGCTCAAGATTTTGACGGACCCGGTCTTCTCCAAACGAATCGGTGTCCACTTAGGCCCGCTGACGATTGGCATGAAACGTCACACGGCTCCAGCCCTCTCCATCGAGGAGGTCGGACCGGTCGACGTCATCTTGCTCAGTCACGCCCATATGGACCACTTTGACCACAAAAGTCTAAAGCGACTCATCACACGCGATACAATCGTCGTTTCGGCCCCAGGGACGAGTCGACTGCTCCGAAGGTATCCGAGTATGCAAACACTTGAACTGCATCCGCATGACAAAGTCACGCTTGCGAACGGACTCGATGTCCGAGCCATCCCCGTCAAACATTGGGGCAACCGTTTCCCGTGGGACAAGCACATGGGCTACAACGGCTATTTGCTCAAATACAAAGGAATTCGAATGCTGTTTGCGGGAGACACGGCGTACACCGATTCTTTCAAAGGGCTCGCCGACCGTGAACCAATCGACCTTGCCTTCTTCCCGATTGGTGCCTATCAACCGGATTCATTCCAAGAGGCGCACTGCACACCTGAACAGGCTTGGTTGATGTACAAAGAGAGCGGAGCGAAGCGCTTCTTCCCCATGCATTGGGACACGTTCGTTCTGTCGTACGAGCCAATCGATGAGCCGTATCACCGTCTCGTAGCGGCCGCAAAAATCGATCGTGGTCAAATCGCAATCAAGACGCATGGAGAAAGCATCCGCTTATAG
- a CDS encoding aldo/keto reductase gives MEWTTLNNTVNMPMLGLGVYKVEDGAVTVDTVKTALDADYRLIDTAAIYQNEESVGQALREAGVPREEVFVTTKLWNEFHGFDEALQAFQDSLDRLGLEYVDLFLIHWPMPRFGKFVETYKALEQLYEEGRVRAIGVSNFEIEHLEQIIQSCSIVPAVNQVEIHPYLSQKDLIAFCKRYDIQIQAWSPLMKGREALEDDTIVEIANRHAKSPAQVILRWHLQNGVAVIPKSVTPSRIKENIQVFDFTLTNEEMAAIDALNRDERTGSDPKEMHKIHY, from the coding sequence ATGGAATGGACGACATTGAATAATACTGTCAACATGCCGATGCTCGGACTCGGTGTGTACAAGGTCGAAGATGGTGCGGTGACGGTCGACACGGTCAAAACTGCGCTCGATGCAGATTACCGATTGATCGATACGGCCGCAATTTATCAGAACGAAGAAAGCGTCGGGCAAGCGCTGCGTGAAGCAGGTGTCCCACGTGAAGAAGTTTTTGTGACGACGAAACTTTGGAATGAGTTCCATGGGTTTGACGAGGCACTTCAAGCGTTTCAGGATAGTCTCGACCGACTCGGTCTCGAGTATGTCGACTTATTCCTCATCCACTGGCCAATGCCGCGTTTTGGTAAGTTTGTCGAAACGTACAAGGCACTCGAGCAATTGTATGAGGAAGGACGAGTCCGTGCCATCGGTGTCTCGAACTTTGAGATCGAGCATTTAGAACAAATTATTCAATCCTGCTCGATTGTTCCTGCGGTGAATCAGGTCGAGATTCATCCATATTTGTCTCAAAAAGACCTGATTGCATTCTGTAAGCGATATGACATTCAAATTCAAGCGTGGAGCCCACTCATGAAAGGACGCGAAGCGCTCGAAGATGACACAATTGTCGAAATCGCGAACCGTCACGCCAAGTCTCCAGCCCAAGTTATCTTACGTTGGCACTTACAAAACGGGGTCGCCGTCATTCCAAAATCGGTTACACCGAGTCGAATCAAAGAGAACATACAGGTATTCGACTTCACGTTGACGAATGAAGAGATGGCGGCCATCGATGCGCTCAACCGTGATGAACGCACCGGCTCCGACCCGAAAGAGATGCACAAAATCCATTATTGA
- a CDS encoding PH domain-containing protein, which translates to MFKKLASDLTGFSDIGEVIDPSDFDKADADDYVLHEDNEKIYFLIKSKSDEYCFTNLSMIHLDGTSAISSKRVLYRYPYSHYPIKHVMFETAGTVDLDVEVKFTIGDKPYSIDINKKQIEHVKDLYKALLAIEEIQREGRRMMEYANTSLTHSVSILSGLREGDMNVPNTFKELNEQSFDWLQRHYRESNRKDFGSVYEKYINN; encoded by the coding sequence ATGTTCAAAAAACTAGCTTCTGATTTGACCGGCTTCAGCGACATCGGTGAGGTGATTGACCCATCTGACTTCGATAAGGCGGATGCAGATGATTACGTCCTTCATGAGGACAATGAGAAGATATATTTCTTGATCAAGTCAAAATCAGATGAGTATTGTTTCACCAACTTGTCGATGATCCACCTCGATGGAACGAGCGCCATCAGTTCGAAGCGCGTCCTCTATCGTTATCCGTATTCGCATTATCCAATCAAGCACGTCATGTTCGAAACAGCGGGCACCGTCGACCTCGATGTCGAGGTAAAATTCACAATCGGGGATAAACCGTACTCGATTGATATCAACAAGAAGCAAATCGAACACGTGAAAGATTTATATAAGGCACTCCTCGCGATTGAAGAGATTCAACGAGAAGGTCGTCGTATGATGGAATATGCGAACACATCACTCACACACTCGGTCTCCATTTTGAGCGGACTTCGCGAAGGTGACATGAACGTGCCGAACACGTTTAAAGAGTTGAACGAGCAATCGTTCGATTGGCTCCAACGTCACTATCGTGAGTCGAATCGAAAAGATTTCGGTTCGGTGTATGAGAAGTACATCAATAACTGA
- a CDS encoding DUF1836 domain-containing protein — MKSKKIAETEGTLPREVLPTIDLYMDQVIQLFEQHYDKMKRNEDETILTKTMINNYAKGKLFHPVKNKKYTNEHLMLLSLIYEMKGLLSISDIKETLRPLNESDETFSLEDFYEAYQAQKMKNVEAFEVQADMLLNASLEKEGGVQRSLAIASAVHMSHLYQRLAEQLIDET, encoded by the coding sequence ATGAAATCAAAAAAAATTGCCGAAACAGAAGGGACGCTTCCTCGGGAAGTGTTACCAACAATCGACTTATACATGGACCAGGTCATCCAATTGTTCGAGCAGCATTATGACAAAATGAAGCGGAATGAGGATGAGACGATTTTGACGAAGACGATGATCAACAACTATGCGAAGGGCAAGTTGTTCCATCCCGTCAAAAATAAGAAGTATACGAATGAACATCTCATGTTACTCAGTTTGATTTATGAGATGAAGGGCCTCTTATCGATTAGTGATATTAAGGAAACGCTCCGACCGTTGAATGAGTCGGACGAGACGTTCTCTCTTGAGGACTTTTACGAGGCGTATCAGGCACAAAAAATGAAGAATGTAGAAGCGTTCGAGGTTCAAGCAGACATGCTTTTGAATGCATCGCTCGAAAAAGAGGGTGGTGTGCAGCGGTCGCTCGCTATCGCGTCTGCCGTTCACATGAGCCACTTGTATCAACGATTGGCCGAGCAGTTGATCGACGAAACGTAA
- the trhA gene encoding PAQR family membrane homeostasis protein TrhA has product MNSIFREPINALTHLAGALLAFVALIAMVVKASLLGSPLAIMAAILFGISLVFLYLSSGLYHSIIASPNVIAFFRRIDHAMIYALIAGTYAPLTLLALEGPTRWVLFGTVHALALFGIVFKLVWFHAPRFLSTALYIGMGWLSVFFIGPLHDVIGNAGIFWLVLGGVMYTIGGLIYGFKPKFVNWRGWGFHEVFHLFILFGSFAHFVCVFWYVF; this is encoded by the coding sequence ATGAATTCAATTTTTCGGGAACCAATCAACGCGCTGACGCATCTCGCTGGAGCCTTGCTCGCTTTCGTTGCGCTCATCGCTATGGTCGTCAAAGCCTCACTGCTAGGTTCGCCACTCGCGATTATGGCCGCAATTTTATTTGGCATCAGCCTCGTCTTCCTTTATTTATCGTCTGGTCTTTACCATAGCATCATCGCTTCACCGAACGTCATTGCCTTCTTCCGGAGAATCGATCATGCGATGATTTACGCATTGATTGCGGGTACATATGCGCCTCTGACGCTACTCGCGCTCGAAGGCCCGACACGATGGGTCCTCTTCGGCACGGTACACGCACTCGCCTTGTTCGGAATCGTCTTCAAACTTGTCTGGTTCCATGCCCCGCGCTTCTTGTCGACCGCGCTCTACATCGGGATGGGCTGGTTGTCGGTCTTCTTCATCGGACCGCTCCATGATGTAATCGGGAACGCCGGCATCTTCTGGCTCGTGCTCGGAGGTGTCATGTATACGATTGGCGGACTCATTTATGGGTTCAAGCCAAAGTTCGTCAACTGGCGGGGATGGGGTTTCCATGAAGTATTCCATTTGTTCATCTTGTTCGGAAGCTTCGCCCACTTCGTCTGTGTCTTCTGGTACGTCTTTTAA
- a CDS encoding DsbA family oxidoreductase: MKIEVWSDYVCPFCYIGKRRLEEALEQFPQADQVEVEFKSFELDPNAPTNDSRTIYEALATKYGMPIEQAKGTTAQVAAQAREVGLDYDFENMVVTGTLDSHRLTHYAKTVGKEKELSEALLQAYFIDAKHIGNHDVLFDIATSVGLDGDAVRDVLTTDVYTDDVRAEEKRASDLGITGVPFFVFDNKYGVSGAQPTEAFTQVLEKVWSENNPTIQVLSNGATCTDDNCDI; this comes from the coding sequence ATGAAAATTGAAGTATGGTCAGATTATGTCTGTCCGTTTTGTTATATCGGGAAGCGTCGTTTAGAAGAAGCACTCGAACAGTTCCCCCAGGCGGACCAAGTGGAAGTCGAATTCAAGAGTTTCGAGCTCGATCCGAACGCTCCGACAAATGATTCACGTACCATCTATGAAGCGCTCGCGACGAAGTATGGCATGCCAATCGAACAAGCGAAAGGCACGACGGCACAAGTTGCTGCTCAAGCTCGCGAAGTCGGTCTCGACTATGATTTCGAGAACATGGTCGTCACAGGTACGCTCGACTCGCACCGTTTGACGCATTATGCGAAGACGGTCGGGAAAGAGAAAGAATTGTCGGAAGCGTTGCTTCAGGCTTACTTTATCGATGCCAAACACATCGGGAACCACGATGTCCTATTTGACATCGCGACAAGCGTCGGACTCGACGGTGACGCGGTACGTGATGTCTTGACGACCGACGTATATACGGATGACGTTCGTGCCGAAGAGAAGCGAGCAAGCGACCTCGGCATCACAGGTGTACCTTTCTTCGTATTCGACAATAAATACGGGGTATCCGGTGCTCAACCGACAGAAGCGTTCACGCAAGTACTCGAAAAAGTTTGGTCTGAGAACAACCCGACGATTCAAGTCCTCTCGAACGGTGCGACATGCACGGACGACAACTGTGATATTTGA